The Ramlibacter pinisoli genome segment CCGCGCCGCTTCAGTCAGACGCTAGAGCCCATGCTTCAAGTCAGTGTCGTCCCCTACGTCGTGTCCGTGGCGCTCTCGCCGGACGAGGCGATGGACATGCCGGATTCCAGGGATGTTCTGCGGAGCCGCCTGGAATGCGAAGCTGACGACCGTGATTACCTTTCGATCGCAATCTGGCGGCGAGGGAGCAGCGCACTGCTCCTGGTGAACGGGTGGTACTCGCCGGGGCCAAGGAGCGGGTTCCTTCCCGGCATCCTGGTCGTTCCGGAAACTGCCGTGGCGTTCATCGGCGCCGGCACCGTTGCCCGGAGCTACTCGCTGGAGAGTCCCGCGTTGATCGAGTGCCATGAGACGAGTGTTGGCTTCTCGGGCTGGCAGCAGCACGGAAACCTGGTGGTGATGGCCTGTGAACTCGAGCTATCCGTCTGGACGACGCAAGGCACGAGGCTTTGGTCCCGCTTCGTGGAACCTCCTTGGAGCTACGAGGTGGAAGGAGAGCAAATCGACGTCGATGTCATGGGCGAGCAGGTCAGGCTCGACATGCGCACGGGAATGCCGGCCTGACTCCTCGGCTCCGGTCGACTCCGACCCAGCCTGACGGGACGGCGCGTTCCGGACCTCTTCGCAGGTTCAGCTGCTCGACACCAGCTTCAGGCCGATGATGCCTGCTGCGATCAACGCGAGGCAGGCGAGCCTTGCCACCGACGCCGGGTCACCGAACAGGTGGATGCCGAGCAGCGCGGTGCCGATGGCGCCCACGCCGGTCCAGACTGCATAGGCGGTGCCGACGGGCAGCTGCTCCATGGCCAGACCGAGCAGGACGACGCTCACCGACATCGCGCCCAAGGTACCGATCGACGGCCAGAGACGGGTGAATCCGCCGCTGTACTTGAGTCCGACCGCCCAGCCGATCTCGAAGATGCCGGCGACGATCAGGATGAACCAGGACATGGAAGCCCCTTGCAGGAGCCGTCCCCTTGCGATGCATGGGCGGGGTCGTCCCCGCAGCGACAGATTAGCGCAGTGGAGGCATGAGCACGGAGAAGGGTGAGATGCCCGCATCGCACGTGGGTGGTTGCCGCACAACGTTCGCGCTTGCTGCATTTCCCGGCGTCACTGTCACCGTCGACCTGTCAAGGACCGGCGGCCCACTTGAATGGGCTGCACGGTGCATCTGCACAGAGTTCAGTTCCATCGAGCGATGTCATCGCGGATGATCGCTGTCAGGCCGCCAGGCCCTGCACGCTTGCAGCGCGACGCGGCACCCTGCCATTCGATCAACCGCTCGATCAAATCATGACGCCCACAGATGTCCCAGGGATCCGCATTCCGGACAGCCAGCTCGCCCGCGAACTGACCCAGCTCATTCGTGACACCGAAAGCGACCTGCTCTATCACCACTCCCTGCGCGTCTATTGCTGGGGCGTGTTGGCGGGCAACCGGATGGGCTTGAAGTTCGACGCCGAACTGCTCTACGCGGCGTCCATGTTCCACGACATCGGGCTCACCGCGCGCTACGAGAACAGCCAGCTGCGCTTCGAAGTGGATGGCGCGAATGCGGCGCGCGACTTTCTTCGAAGCCACCGCATTGCCGAAAGCGACATCGAGACGGTCTGGAACGCCGTGGCGCTGCACTCGACGCCCGGCATTCCGCAGTTCATGCGGCCGGAGATCGCGCTGGTGCAGGCGGGCGCGGGCATGGATGTCGCCGGTCGCGGCTACGACCAGTTCACCGACGCGCAGCGCAAGGCCGTGCTCGCCGCGTTTCCGCGCGAAGCCGACTTCAAGAGCGGAATCATCGACGCCTTCTACCAGGGCATGAAGCACCGCCCCGACAGCACCATCGGCACGTTCAACGACGACTTCCTCGCGCACAAGGATCCGCACTTCCACCGGGTCGACATGTGCACCGTCATCCATGCGTCGAAGTGGCATGGATGAACCCGCCTGACTGAAGCGCTCACACGCCTGACGCCAGATACGTGAGCAGGTGCAGCCCCAGGCCGATCGCTCCGCCCACGATCGTGCCGTTCACGCGGATCGCCTGCAGGTCCTTGCCGATGTTCAGCTCGATCTGGTCGGCCATCTCGCGACCGTCCCACGCGCGCACCGTGTCGCGCACATGGCGGGTCAGGAACTCGGCAAAGTCCGGCGCGAGCCGGGTGGCGGCATCCTCGAGCTGTGAGCGCAGCGCCTGGCGCAGCTGCGGGTCTCGCGTCAGTTGCTCGCCCAGCCACGTGCCGCCGGCGGCGACGTTCTGGTGGAACACCGACTGCGGATTGCGCAGGTCCTCTGCCAGCCAGGTCTTGAACGAACCCCAGAGGCTGCCGACGTAGCTGCCGAAGGTGGCATCGTTCAGCAGGTACTGCTTGATGTCCTCGCCGCGCGCCTGCAGCGCGGGGTCCGACTGCAGCCGCAGCACGAAATCGCGCACCCATTGGTCGAACAGCTGCCGGTAGGCATGGGCCGGATTGGCCCGGATGCTCTCCAGGCGAGCGGTGACGGCATCGGCAATGGCGGTCGCCACGTTCCGCGCGATCCATTGCTTGGGCAGGAGCTTCTGCTTGCGCGGATGCTCATGGGTCAGCCAGTCGATCACCTGCGCGGCCATCCACGCGCGGGTCTCCGGGCGGTCCATCAGCCCCAGCGCGCGGTCCAGCGCCTGTTCCAGCAGCTGGTCGTGGCGGCCATCGCTGGTCAGCGTGTCCAGCACGCCGCGCAGGGAGCCGGTCAGGTCCACGCCCTTGAACACCTCGCGTGCGGCGTCGCGCACCAGCTGTTCGATGCGGGCGTCCTCGACCACGTGGAGGACACCTTCGATGGCACGTGCCAGGTGCGCGCCGAGGCGCCGCGCATTGGCCGGGTCGGTCAGCCAGTCGGCGACGAACCGCGAGGGATCGTGCTGGCGGATCAGGTCGACCAGCGTATGGGGCGCCAGGAACTTTTCCCTGACGAAGGCGGAGAGGTTGTCGGCAATGCGGTCCTTGCTGCGCGGGATGACGTCCGTGTGCGCCGTGATGAAGGGGATGCCGGTGGGGATGCGCCGGAACAGCGCGCTCACCGCGAACCAGTCGGCCAGCCCGCCCACCATGGCCGCCTCGGTGATCGCGCGGATGGCGAGCACCCACGGGTTGGGAGTCACCAGCATCGTGATCCCGAAGATGCACGCCGCGAGGGCCAGCAGCAAGCTGGCCTGGCGCTTGGCGTGCGCGAGTTCCTTCCGTTTGTGCTCCACGATGCCCTCTCCGGTGCGGCCGGGTCCTGGCGCAAGGTCCGGGCACGCGCCGCAATGCAGTCTGCCAGAGGCGGATGCCCGTCATCCCTTGGCCGAGGCGGTGTCCAGACCCGGTCAGCGCGAGTTTCGGGGAGAGATCGCATTCCCGCACGGGTGTTCTCCCGCGGCGGCGGGGTCCTCAGGGTTGACCCCTCCCCCCCCACCGGCGGGGGGAAGCATCCGCATGGGCCTGCTTACGGTCACGGTCCCATCCTCAGGAGTCAACATGTCGGGACAACCCGCCGTCGGCCGTCGCGCCCTGCTCGCCGCCACCTGCGCCCTGCCCTTCGCGGGCACCGCGCGCGCTGCCACGGCGCCGCTGCGCATCGGCCAATGCCTGCCGCTCACCGGACCGCTCGCGCCGGTGGTGAAGCCGATTGCAGAAGGCCAGCAACTGCTGCTCGCCTCCGTGGCCGCCCAGGGCGGCTTGCAGGGGACGCCGATCGATCTGGTCACCCTCGACGACACCACCCAGCCCGCGCGCACCGAGGAGCTGACCCGCTCCCTGCTGGACGACCAGAAGGTGGTGGCGCTGTTCGGATATGCCTTCGTTCCCGGGCTGGTCCGGGCGCTGCCGCTGCTGGACGAGCGCCGGGTCCCGCTGATCGGTGTGTACAACGGGGCCGATGTCGTGCGCCGGGACCCGCACCCCTGGCTCTTCACGACCACCGCGAGCCTGCGCGACGAGGTGCAGGCGATGGTGCAGAACCTGGCGACCCTGAACACGCGCAAGCTGGCGGTCGCCTACCAGGACAACGAGCTGGGGCGCTTCATGCTGCCGCAGGTGCAAGCCATCGCCGACCAGCACGGGGTGCAGCTCGTGGCCAAGGCGGCCGTGGCACCGGATGGCTCCAACGCGCGGGACGCGGCCGCAGCGATCACCGCCCGCGAGCCGCAGGCCATCCTGCTGCTGGCGGCGGGGGCCGCGGTGATCGGCTTCATGAAGTCGCTGCCGGCCGTGCGCGTGCCGGTGTACGCGCTGTCGCTCGCCGGGACCACCGCCCTTCTCGAAGAGCTCGGACCGGTGGCGCGCGGCATGGCTTTCACGCAGGTGATCCCTTCACCGCAGCGGGCGACCACGGCGCTCGCGCGGCGCTTCACGGCAGCGGCGGCCGCGGCGGGGCTCGCACCGACCTACGATCGCCTGTGGGGCTTCCTCAATGCGTCGATCCTGGTGGAGGTGTTGCGGCGCGCCGGCCCGCGCGCGACGCCCGCCACGGTGCAGGCCGCGCTCGAGCGCATGGGCGAGGTGGACCTGGGCGGCTACCGTCTCGCCTTCGACAACCGCAGGCG includes the following:
- the sugE gene encoding quaternary ammonium compound efflux SMR transporter SugE — protein: MSWFILIVAGIFEIGWAVGLKYSGGFTRLWPSIGTLGAMSVSVVLLGLAMEQLPVGTAYAVWTGVGAIGTALLGIHLFGDPASVARLACLALIAAGIIGLKLVSSS
- a CDS encoding HD domain-containing protein; protein product: MTPTDVPGIRIPDSQLARELTQLIRDTESDLLYHHSLRVYCWGVLAGNRMGLKFDAELLYAASMFHDIGLTARYENSQLRFEVDGANAARDFLRSHRIAESDIETVWNAVALHSTPGIPQFMRPEIALVQAGAGMDVAGRGYDQFTDAQRKAVLAAFPREADFKSGIIDAFYQGMKHRPDSTIGTFNDDFLAHKDPHFHRVDMCTVIHASKWHG
- a CDS encoding DUF445 family protein, encoding MEHKRKELAHAKRQASLLLALAACIFGITMLVTPNPWVLAIRAITEAAMVGGLADWFAVSALFRRIPTGIPFITAHTDVIPRSKDRIADNLSAFVREKFLAPHTLVDLIRQHDPSRFVADWLTDPANARRLGAHLARAIEGVLHVVEDARIEQLVRDAAREVFKGVDLTGSLRGVLDTLTSDGRHDQLLEQALDRALGLMDRPETRAWMAAQVIDWLTHEHPRKQKLLPKQWIARNVATAIADAVTARLESIRANPAHAYRQLFDQWVRDFVLRLQSDPALQARGEDIKQYLLNDATFGSYVGSLWGSFKTWLAEDLRNPQSVFHQNVAAGGTWLGEQLTRDPQLRQALRSQLEDAATRLAPDFAEFLTRHVRDTVRAWDGREMADQIELNIGKDLQAIRVNGTIVGGAIGLGLHLLTYLASGV
- a CDS encoding ABC transporter substrate-binding protein, with product MSGQPAVGRRALLAATCALPFAGTARAATAPLRIGQCLPLTGPLAPVVKPIAEGQQLLLASVAAQGGLQGTPIDLVTLDDTTQPARTEELTRSLLDDQKVVALFGYAFVPGLVRALPLLDERRVPLIGVYNGADVVRRDPHPWLFTTTASLRDEVQAMVQNLATLNTRKLAVAYQDNELGRFMLPQVQAIADQHGVQLVAKAAVAPDGSNARDAAAAITAREPQAILLLAAGAAVIGFMKSLPAVRVPVYALSLAGTTALLEELGPVARGMAFTQVIPSPQRATTALARRFTAAAAAAGLAPTYDRLWGFLNASILVEVLRRAGPRATPATVQAALERMGEVDLGGYRLAFDNRRRHGSSFVEITMVDAGGKFIR